A part of Amycolatopsis lurida genomic DNA contains:
- a CDS encoding M28 family peptidase produces MKWGKRIGAAVVGMAAVLGVVTAPAQAVTAAAAPDISLANVKAHLSALQTIANQNGGNRAAGRPGYPASVSYVAQKLRDAGYNVTLQSCTSCAGSNQNIIAEWPQGDAGQVIMLGAHLDSVSAGPGINDNGSGSASILEVALTLARENPTMAKRVRFGWWADEESGLRGSKFYVNSLPQTERTKIKTYLNFDMIGSDNWGYFVYDDVASVKAVFDEYFRTIGIQTEGDTEGDGRSDHASFKSAGIPVGGLATGAGYTKSAAQQQKWGGTAGRAFDSCYHRACDTLSNIPDTPLEKNSDAIAYALWKLAVGTSTGPDFSLGLSPSSGTVQAGQSTTVTVNTTTTSGAAQAVSLSASGLPAGATATFNPASVQSGGSSTLTIATSASTPNGTSTITVTGDGTSVDRTAQYTLTVGDVSVRTFTNGTDFALNDYATVNSPITSSATGAATSPVKVSITGTHTCSEDLRISLKAPDGSTYSVKPTGSLPCTDLGTKTYSVPVTNEAASGTWTLVLYDAYAQDTGTLDSWTITV; encoded by the coding sequence ATGAAGTGGGGAAAGCGAATAGGAGCGGCCGTCGTCGGCATGGCCGCCGTACTGGGTGTCGTCACGGCGCCCGCGCAGGCGGTCACGGCCGCCGCCGCGCCCGACATCTCGCTCGCCAACGTCAAGGCGCATTTGAGCGCCCTGCAGACGATCGCCAACCAGAACGGCGGCAACCGCGCGGCCGGACGGCCGGGCTACCCGGCGTCGGTTTCCTATGTGGCGCAGAAGCTGCGCGACGCGGGCTACAACGTCACGCTGCAGTCCTGCACGAGCTGCGCGGGTTCGAACCAGAACATCATCGCGGAATGGCCGCAGGGTGACGCCGGCCAGGTCATCATGCTCGGCGCGCACCTCGACAGCGTCAGCGCCGGCCCCGGCATCAACGACAACGGCTCGGGTTCGGCCTCGATCCTCGAAGTCGCGCTGACCCTGGCCCGCGAGAATCCCACGATGGCCAAGCGCGTCCGCTTCGGCTGGTGGGCCGACGAGGAGTCCGGCCTGCGCGGGTCCAAGTTCTACGTGAACAGCCTGCCGCAGACCGAGCGCACGAAGATCAAGACCTACCTGAACTTCGACATGATCGGCTCGGACAACTGGGGCTACTTCGTCTATGACGACGTCGCTTCGGTCAAGGCCGTGTTCGACGAGTACTTCCGGACGATCGGCATCCAGACCGAAGGCGACACCGAGGGCGACGGCCGTTCGGACCACGCGTCGTTCAAGAGCGCGGGCATCCCGGTCGGCGGCCTCGCGACCGGCGCCGGATACACGAAGAGCGCGGCACAGCAACAGAAATGGGGCGGCACCGCCGGTAGGGCGTTCGACAGCTGCTACCACCGCGCGTGCGACACGCTGTCGAACATCCCGGACACCCCGCTGGAGAAGAACAGCGACGCGATCGCGTACGCGCTCTGGAAGCTCGCCGTCGGCACGTCGACGGGGCCGGACTTCTCACTCGGTCTCTCGCCGTCCTCCGGCACCGTCCAAGCGGGACAATCGACCACCGTCACGGTCAACACGACGACGACTTCCGGTGCGGCGCAAGCGGTTTCGCTGAGCGCCAGTGGTCTTCCCGCCGGGGCGACCGCCACGTTCAACCCCGCTTCGGTGCAGTCCGGCGGGTCCTCGACGCTCACCATCGCGACGTCGGCGAGCACCCCCAACGGCACCAGCACGATCACCGTGACCGGCGACGGGACCTCGGTGGACCGCACGGCGCAGTACACGCTCACCGTCGGCGACGTCAGCGTGCGCACCTTCACCAACGGCACCGACTTCGCGCTCAACGACTACGCGACGGTCAACAGCCCGATCACGTCCAGCGCGACGGGTGCGGCGACCTCGCCGGTGAAGGTGTCGATCACCGGGACGCACACCTGCTCCGAGGACCTCCGCATCAGCCTCAAGGCGCCTGACGGCAGCACGTACTCGGTCAAGCCGACCGGTTCCCTGCCCTGTACGGATCTCGGCACCAAGACGTACTCGGTGCCGGTGACCAACGAAGCCGCTTCCGGCACTTGGACGCTCGTGCTCTACGACGCCTACGCGCAGGACACCGGCACGCTCGATAGCTGGACCATCACCGTCTGA
- a CDS encoding chitinase: MFGRVSRLLAITGAAVLAVTTLVALGSAQASPDAEVCAVKSKPAGKVLQGYWENWDGASNGVHPPMGWIPITDARIKANGYNVINAAFPVILSDGTAKWEDGMDATVKVATPSEMCAAKDAGATILMSIGGATAGIDLNSATVADKFVATIVPILKKYNFDGIDIDIETGLTGSGNISTLSASQKNLIRIIDGVLAAMPPNFGLTMAPETAYVTGGSVVYGSIWGAYLPIIKKYADNGRLWWLNMQYYNGSMYGCSGDSYQAGTVQGFVAQTNCLDKGLVIQGQTIRVPYDKQAPGLPAQAGAGGGYMSPSLVSQAYRSIPALKGLMTWSINWDGSRNWTFGQNVKSLQGR, from the coding sequence ATGTTCGGTCGCGTCTCACGGCTGCTCGCAATCACCGGCGCGGCGGTACTCGCCGTCACCACACTCGTCGCCTTGGGCTCGGCGCAGGCGTCACCCGACGCCGAGGTCTGCGCGGTCAAATCGAAGCCCGCGGGCAAGGTCCTGCAGGGCTATTGGGAGAACTGGGACGGCGCGTCGAACGGCGTCCATCCGCCCATGGGCTGGATCCCGATCACCGACGCCCGGATCAAGGCCAACGGGTACAACGTGATCAACGCGGCCTTTCCGGTCATCCTGTCCGACGGAACGGCCAAATGGGAGGACGGGATGGACGCGACTGTGAAGGTCGCGACCCCATCCGAAATGTGCGCCGCGAAGGACGCCGGTGCGACCATCCTGATGTCCATCGGCGGCGCCACCGCGGGGATCGACCTGAATTCGGCCACCGTGGCGGACAAATTCGTCGCGACCATCGTGCCGATCCTGAAGAAGTACAACTTCGACGGGATCGACATCGACATCGAAACCGGCCTCACCGGCAGCGGGAACATCAGCACGCTTTCGGCGTCGCAGAAGAACCTCATCCGCATCATCGACGGCGTCCTCGCCGCGATGCCGCCGAACTTCGGGCTCACCATGGCACCGGAGACCGCGTACGTCACCGGCGGCAGCGTCGTCTACGGCTCGATCTGGGGCGCGTACCTGCCGATCATCAAGAAGTACGCGGACAACGGCAGGCTGTGGTGGCTGAACATGCAGTACTACAACGGAAGCATGTACGGCTGCTCCGGCGATTCGTACCAGGCCGGGACGGTCCAGGGCTTCGTCGCGCAGACCAACTGCCTCGACAAGGGCCTGGTGATCCAGGGCCAGACGATCCGCGTTCCTTACGACAAGCAGGCCCCTGGCCTGCCCGCGCAGGCGGGCGCCGGCGGCGGCTACATGTCGCCGAGCCTGGTTTCCCAGGCGTACCGCAGCATTCCGGCACTGAAGGGCCTGATGACCTGGTCGATCAACTGGGACGGCTCGCGGAACTGGACCTTCGGCCAGAACGTGAAATCTCTACAGGGCCGCTGA
- a CDS encoding DUF3152 domain-containing protein, whose translation MTARRALALVVCAFVVAGCETHSVAPPAVTPVIVPSTTSSSAPKPVLAPPSAEITFPRAGSGRWLFSLGEGAVAGQTGRLLRYRLAVEADIAGVSVDGFTKAVELTLADPRGWTSGGRWRLQRVGPDGPADFTIRLATPGTRDVLCGRSDGYTSCRNGNSVVLNVARWANGVPGYGAPLTVYRQYMVTHEVGHRLGRGHEKCPVPGGLAPVMQQQTLGLHGCTANPWPYPDGKQHSGPSGEYDDPIPTGES comes from the coding sequence ATGACCGCGCGCCGGGCATTGGCTCTCGTCGTGTGCGCCTTCGTGGTGGCCGGCTGCGAAACCCATTCGGTCGCCCCTCCCGCCGTGACACCGGTCATCGTTCCCTCGACGACGTCGTCCTCCGCGCCGAAGCCCGTGCTGGCGCCGCCGTCCGCCGAAATCACCTTCCCGCGGGCGGGATCCGGCCGATGGCTGTTTTCGCTCGGCGAAGGCGCGGTCGCCGGGCAGACCGGGAGGCTGCTGCGGTACCGCCTCGCCGTCGAAGCCGACATCGCGGGCGTGAGCGTCGACGGCTTCACCAAGGCGGTCGAGCTCACTTTGGCGGATCCGCGCGGCTGGACCTCCGGCGGGCGATGGCGGTTGCAGCGGGTCGGTCCGGACGGTCCGGCCGATTTCACGATCCGCCTCGCCACGCCGGGCACACGGGACGTGTTGTGCGGCAGGTCCGACGGCTACACGTCGTGCCGCAACGGGAACAGCGTCGTGCTCAACGTCGCGCGCTGGGCGAACGGCGTGCCCGGTTACGGCGCGCCGCTGACGGTCTATCGGCAGTACATGGTCACGCACGAGGTCGGGCACCGGCTCGGGCGCGGCCACGAGAAATGTCCCGTGCCGGGCGGGCTCGCGCCGGTGATGCAGCAGCAGACGCTCGGCCTGCACGGCTGCACCGCGAATCCGTGGCCCTACCCCGACGGGAAGCAGCACTCGGGTCCTTCAGGGGAGTACGACGACCCGATCCCGACCGGCGAATCGTGA
- a CDS encoding helix-turn-helix domain-containing protein encodes MGEEVGGRLRRLRAERGLTQRELAEPHYTAAYVSSVETGARTPSGDAVRHFAARLGVDTGELLGVTSPRDDVRLDLDIAAAAADFLAGTGSAPKMRRLARQAEKIGRDRQAGLAWLWLARFAEGHARARPVAAAEAALADEIPPYRELAAALRANVLIDRGEPHHAMHLLRTALDASLARHPHPVLLVTLHAYLADGRLRLGENAQAAHHAKEALRLARGGEEVLAELAENQRRLAESYLGEGRLADAVAAVSALHDLLHERALRPVLARCLFARALHRRADDPEGALADLRASRAAAPDHTVTLELADVCRELGRLDDATELLSEATEAIPEDSPLSASLTFQQGSLALACGDLEAAEAAFAHAIDVATLHDTRGVLAASVDKAGELLLEQGRIEEAADLLRHGLLLLGAEEDVPR; translated from the coding sequence ATGGGCGAGGAGGTCGGCGGACGGTTACGACGGCTCCGCGCCGAACGCGGCCTCACGCAGCGCGAGCTCGCCGAACCGCACTACACCGCCGCGTACGTCTCGTCCGTCGAGACGGGTGCGCGGACACCTTCCGGTGACGCGGTGCGTCATTTCGCCGCGCGGCTCGGCGTGGACACCGGCGAACTGCTCGGCGTGACGTCGCCCCGCGACGACGTCCGGCTCGATCTGGACATCGCGGCCGCCGCGGCGGACTTCCTGGCGGGGACCGGCTCGGCGCCGAAGATGCGGCGGCTGGCCAGACAGGCCGAGAAGATCGGCCGCGACCGGCAGGCCGGACTCGCCTGGCTTTGGCTCGCGCGGTTCGCCGAGGGCCACGCCAGGGCGCGGCCGGTGGCAGCCGCCGAAGCCGCGCTCGCCGACGAAATCCCGCCATACCGCGAACTGGCCGCCGCGCTGCGGGCGAACGTCCTGATCGACCGGGGCGAGCCGCATCACGCGATGCATCTGCTCCGGACCGCGCTCGACGCGAGCCTCGCCCGTCATCCGCATCCGGTGCTCCTGGTGACCCTGCACGCGTACCTGGCCGACGGGCGGCTCCGCCTCGGCGAGAACGCCCAAGCCGCGCACCACGCGAAAGAGGCACTTCGGCTGGCTCGCGGCGGCGAGGAGGTCCTGGCCGAACTCGCCGAGAACCAGCGACGGCTGGCCGAGTCCTATCTCGGCGAAGGACGGCTGGCCGACGCCGTCGCCGCCGTGTCGGCGCTGCACGACCTACTCCACGAACGCGCCCTGCGGCCGGTGCTGGCCCGGTGCCTGTTCGCGCGGGCACTGCACCGGCGTGCCGACGACCCCGAAGGCGCTCTCGCGGACCTTCGCGCGTCACGCGCGGCCGCACCCGATCACACCGTCACGCTGGAACTCGCCGACGTCTGCCGTGAACTCGGTCGTCTCGACGACGCCACCGAGCTACTCTCCGAAGCAACCGAAGCCATCCCGGAGGACTCGCCGCTGTCCGCTTCACTCACGTTCCAGCAGGGCTCGCTGGCCCTGGCCTGTGGAGACCTCGAAGCGGCCGAAGCAGCCTTCGCGCATGCCATCGACGTAGCCACTCTCCACGACACTCGCGGCGTCTTGGCCGCTTCAGTCGACAAAGCGGGAGAGCTCCTTCTCGAGCAGGGGCGCATTGAAGAGGCCGCGGACCTACTGCGGCATGGACTGCTCCTTCTCGGAGCCGAGGAGGACGTTCCCCGATGA
- a CDS encoding aminoglycoside phosphotransferase family protein, whose product MTEVDLEDISARLVSRFGADADGWLAGVPALAERLASRWDFELGELFESGASSVVLRCRWSDGTPAVLKLSPDGALLTRQLEMLRVFAPSGRVPAVLAADADAGAMVLEEIQPGTPADDLPLPTLPGRWGDLLTALHSVAPPADWPWSLRGRFEESFDRIGKRITEPAIAARIGPDTWQRAIERCERLLDTQAAVVLLHGDLHLGNALDGGSRGLIAIDPKACVGDPCFDAVDYVVSGAGHEGVEARCRSVADACGLDGDRLFAWSRVVAPMFAISQLTYGGPEQALEEWLALAS is encoded by the coding sequence ATGACCGAAGTGGACTTGGAAGACATCAGTGCCCGTTTGGTGAGCCGATTCGGCGCCGACGCCGATGGATGGCTCGCCGGGGTCCCCGCCCTCGCCGAGAGGCTGGCCTCTCGGTGGGACTTCGAACTCGGCGAACTGTTCGAGAGCGGAGCGTCGTCCGTCGTCCTGCGCTGCCGATGGTCCGACGGGACACCGGCGGTGCTCAAACTCAGCCCGGACGGGGCGCTGCTGACCAGACAGCTCGAAATGCTGCGGGTGTTCGCGCCCTCGGGCCGCGTGCCCGCCGTCCTCGCGGCCGACGCGGACGCCGGCGCGATGGTCCTCGAAGAGATCCAGCCGGGCACCCCGGCCGACGACCTGCCGCTGCCGACGCTGCCGGGACGCTGGGGAGACCTGCTCACCGCGCTGCATTCCGTCGCCCCGCCCGCGGACTGGCCGTGGAGCCTGCGCGGCCGGTTCGAAGAATCCTTCGACCGGATCGGCAAACGGATCACCGAACCGGCCATCGCCGCCAGGATCGGCCCGGACACCTGGCAGCGGGCGATCGAGCGCTGCGAGAGGTTGCTGGACACCCAGGCCGCCGTCGTGTTGCTCCACGGCGATCTGCATCTCGGCAACGCCTTGGACGGCGGCTCGCGCGGCCTGATCGCGATCGATCCGAAAGCGTGCGTGGGTGATCCGTGCTTCGACGCCGTCGATTACGTGGTGAGCGGCGCCGGGCACGAGGGCGTCGAGGCCCGTTGCCGTTCGGTGGCGGACGCCTGCGGGCTCGACGGGGACCGGTTGTTCGCCTGGAGCCGCGTGGTCGCCCCCATGTTCGCCATCTCGCAGTTGACCTATGGCGGCCCGGAGCAGGCCCTCGAAGAATGGCTCGCCCTGGCTAGCTGA
- the dapE gene encoding succinyl-diaminopimelate desuccinylase, translated as MPSLDLHADPVDLTAALVDIFSVSEEEKAIADTVEAALQTQAPHLEVIRNGDAVLARTNLGRPSRVLLAGHLDTVPVNENLPVRREGTGDDEILHGLGTVDMKSGDAVFLHLAAALPEPRHDITFVFYDCEEIEATKNGLGRIERELPEWLRADLAILGEPSNGGIEGGCQGTMRIELRVDGVRAHTARGWMGVNAIHGLAEPLRRLAEYTPRVVDIDGLTYREGLQATKIGGGVAGNVVPDEAVLTINHRFAPDRNAEQAEVHLREVFEGYDVKVVDLSPGALPGLSAPAAAELVAAAGGKAVAKLGWTDVARFAALGIPAVNFGPGDPTLAHTRQENVRAGEIRHVAAVLREFLS; from the coding sequence ATGCCTTCGCTCGACTTGCACGCCGATCCCGTCGACCTCACCGCCGCGCTGGTGGACATCTTCAGCGTCTCGGAGGAGGAGAAGGCCATCGCGGACACCGTGGAGGCCGCGCTCCAGACGCAGGCGCCGCATCTCGAGGTGATCCGCAACGGCGACGCGGTCCTCGCGCGCACGAACCTCGGCCGTCCTTCGCGGGTGCTGCTGGCCGGGCATCTCGATACCGTTCCGGTCAACGAGAACCTGCCCGTGCGCCGTGAGGGGACCGGTGACGACGAAATCCTGCACGGTCTCGGCACCGTCGACATGAAGAGCGGCGACGCCGTCTTCCTGCACCTCGCCGCCGCCCTCCCGGAGCCGAGGCACGACATCACCTTCGTGTTCTACGACTGCGAAGAGATCGAAGCGACGAAGAACGGTCTCGGCCGCATCGAGCGTGAGCTGCCCGAGTGGCTGCGCGCCGACCTCGCGATCCTCGGCGAGCCGTCGAACGGCGGGATCGAGGGCGGTTGCCAGGGCACGATGCGGATCGAGCTCCGTGTCGACGGCGTCCGGGCGCACACCGCGCGCGGCTGGATGGGCGTCAACGCGATCCACGGTCTCGCCGAACCGCTGCGCCGGCTGGCCGAGTACACGCCGCGCGTGGTCGACATCGACGGCCTGACCTACCGCGAAGGACTGCAGGCCACGAAGATCGGCGGCGGTGTCGCGGGCAACGTCGTTCCGGACGAGGCCGTGCTCACGATCAACCACCGGTTCGCGCCCGACAGGAACGCCGAGCAAGCCGAGGTGCACCTCCGTGAGGTCTTCGAGGGCTACGACGTCAAGGTCGTCGACTTGTCGCCTGGCGCGTTGCCCGGTTTGAGCGCTCCCGCGGCGGCAGAGCTGGTCGCCGCGGCCGGGGGCAAGGCGGTCGCGAAGCTGGGCTGGACCGACGTCGCGCGCTTCGCGGCTCTCGGGATCCCGGCGGTCAACTTCGGTCCGGGCGACCCGACGCTGGCGCACACCCGCCAGGAGAACGTGCGCGCGGGCGAGATCCGGCACGTCGCCGCGGTGCTGCGCGAATTCCTCAGCTAG
- the dapD gene encoding 2,3,4,5-tetrahydropyridine-2,6-dicarboxylate N-succinyltransferase, translating into MSEQTPDPETTGATGVGLATVTTDGTVLDTWFPLPKLTDGTDSKAGTVRLTAEEAAEALGEAAAAQLGPDTDRGVEVVAVRTTIARLSDAPGDTHDVYLRLHLLSHRLVRPHGASLDGIFGLLANVVWTNHGPCPVEGFEATRLRLRARGNVTVYGVDKFPRMVDYVVPTGVRIADADRARLGAHLANGTTVMHEGFINFNAGTLGASMVEGRISAGVVVGDGSDVGGGASIMGTLSGGGKETISIGERCLIGANGGVGISLGDDSVVEAGLYVTAGTKVTFEGKVVKALELSGISGAVFRRNSGTGAVEVVARTGVGIELNAALHAN; encoded by the coding sequence GTGAGCGAGCAGACCCCTGACCCCGAAACGACCGGCGCCACCGGCGTCGGACTGGCCACTGTCACGACCGACGGCACGGTGCTGGACACCTGGTTCCCGCTGCCCAAGCTGACCGACGGCACCGACAGCAAGGCCGGCACGGTGCGGCTGACCGCCGAAGAGGCCGCCGAGGCCCTCGGCGAGGCCGCGGCCGCCCAGCTCGGCCCGGACACCGATCGCGGTGTCGAGGTCGTCGCGGTCCGCACGACCATCGCCCGGCTGTCCGATGCCCCCGGCGACACGCACGACGTCTACCTGCGTCTTCACCTGCTGTCGCACCGTCTGGTCCGGCCGCACGGCGCGAGCCTCGACGGCATTTTCGGCCTGCTGGCGAACGTCGTGTGGACCAACCACGGACCGTGCCCCGTCGAGGGCTTCGAGGCGACCCGGCTGCGGCTGCGGGCGCGCGGCAACGTCACCGTCTACGGCGTGGACAAGTTCCCGCGGATGGTGGACTACGTCGTGCCGACCGGCGTCCGCATCGCCGACGCCGACCGCGCCCGCCTCGGCGCGCACCTGGCCAACGGCACCACGGTCATGCACGAGGGCTTCATCAACTTCAACGCCGGCACGCTCGGCGCCTCCATGGTCGAAGGCCGGATCTCGGCCGGTGTCGTGGTCGGTGACGGCTCCGACGTCGGCGGCGGCGCGTCGATCATGGGCACGCTGTCCGGCGGTGGCAAGGAGACCATCTCGATCGGCGAGCGCTGCCTGATCGGCGCGAACGGCGGCGTCGGCATCTCGCTCGGCGACGACTCGGTCGTCGAAGCGGGCCTGTACGTGACGGCCGGCACGAAGGTGACCTTCGAGGGCAAGGTCGTGAAGGCGCTGGAGCTGTCCGGCATCTCGGGCGCGGTGTTCCGGCGGAACTCCGGGACCGGCGCCGTCGAGGTCGTCGCGCGCACCGGCGTCGGTATCGAGCTGAACGCCGCCCTGCACGCCAACTGA
- a CDS encoding CHAD domain-containing protein: MTAETLPRKNAPSTTPAALGLGDRPAKAGPGDPAATHVRVKLDVEIRALLAHEPGTKSGADPEDLHQMRVALRRMRSVLKLSGRLVGPDAEAVRAELGWLGQSLGEVRDYDVLIGHLREVVAEFEVRDQPAARRLVSKFVTERGVAKRRLTRALASPRYASLLQDLGRLARQPATEEADERPQTSADLAKPHRKLAKAVKTLPADPPDDDLHALRIYGKKLRYAAEMAKPAAKKKQAERIQRLIKATKNFQTVLGDHQDACVAADRMRGVVASVDSEVAFIAGRIAEKELLRRAEVRAAWRDVWAEVDEAAQAVSPRI; the protein is encoded by the coding sequence GTGACAGCCGAGACCCTGCCGCGCAAGAACGCCCCTTCGACCACTCCGGCCGCGCTAGGGCTCGGCGACCGGCCCGCGAAAGCCGGGCCCGGTGATCCGGCGGCCACCCACGTCCGGGTCAAACTCGACGTCGAGATCCGCGCGCTCCTCGCGCACGAACCGGGCACCAAATCCGGTGCCGACCCCGAAGACCTGCACCAGATGCGGGTCGCCCTGCGCCGCATGCGGAGCGTCCTCAAGCTCTCGGGCCGCCTCGTCGGCCCGGACGCCGAGGCCGTGCGCGCCGAGCTCGGCTGGCTCGGCCAGTCCCTCGGCGAAGTCCGCGACTACGACGTCCTGATCGGGCATCTCCGCGAGGTCGTCGCCGAGTTCGAGGTGCGCGACCAGCCGGCCGCGCGACGTCTGGTGTCGAAGTTCGTCACCGAGCGCGGCGTCGCGAAACGGCGGCTCACCCGCGCGCTCGCCAGCCCCCGGTACGCCTCGCTGCTGCAGGACCTCGGCCGCCTCGCCCGGCAGCCCGCCACCGAAGAAGCCGACGAAAGGCCCCAGACCTCGGCCGATCTCGCGAAGCCGCATCGAAAACTCGCGAAGGCCGTGAAGACCCTTCCCGCCGATCCCCCGGATGACGACCTTCACGCGCTTCGCATCTACGGCAAGAAACTCCGTTACGCCGCCGAGATGGCCAAGCCCGCCGCGAAGAAGAAGCAGGCGGAGCGGATCCAGCGGCTGATCAAGGCCACAAAGAACTTTCAGACCGTCCTCGGGGACCACCAGGACGCCTGCGTCGCCGCCGATCGGATGAGGGGCGTCGTGGCCTCCGTCGATTCCGAGGTCGCCTTCATCGCCGGCCGGATCGCGGAGAAGGAACTGCTGCGCCGCGCCGAGGTCCGTGCCGCATGGCGCGACGTCTGGGCCGAAGTCGACGAAGCCGCTCAGGCGGTGAGCCCGCGGATATAG
- a CDS encoding FAD-dependent monooxygenase, translating to MTEVLIAGAGPTGLTLAIDLARRGVAVRIVEKAETFFEGSRGDGLQPRTLEVFEDLGVLDAVLAAGQVPVPIRIHLGGEVVGERMMAELAEPTPDVPYPNGFFLGQSRTEGILRDRLAEFGVQVELGTPLLGFEQDAGGVTAELPGERVRVEYLVGADGGKSFVRKALGIAFEGTTDESIRMLLGDVQAEGLDRAYGHWFAKPEDPMSGIGLTPLPGVPHFQFAAPLGEEEVEASLGTLQARLDELSGGGVRLHDLAWSTVWRPNIRLAERFRRGRVFLAGDAAHVHPPTGGQGLNTGVQDAYNLGWKLADGSPELLDSYEPERRGVAARVLKISTEILEKYKEGAEDAHERGENTRQLDIGYRGGPLAPAATGRIRPGDRAPDAPLKDANGKSVRLFEVLRGPQATVLVFGDGPAPEGARRILPAGSALAGADFEDVGGHAFAAYEAENGRQVLIRPDGYIRGLTA from the coding sequence ATGACCGAGGTACTGATCGCGGGAGCCGGGCCGACCGGCCTCACGCTGGCCATCGATCTCGCGCGCCGCGGCGTCGCCGTACGGATCGTGGAGAAGGCCGAGACGTTCTTCGAAGGTTCGCGCGGCGACGGCCTGCAACCGCGCACGCTGGAGGTCTTCGAGGACCTCGGTGTCCTGGACGCGGTGCTGGCCGCCGGCCAGGTACCCGTGCCGATACGGATCCATCTCGGCGGTGAGGTAGTCGGCGAGCGGATGATGGCCGAACTCGCCGAGCCGACTCCGGACGTGCCGTATCCGAACGGGTTCTTCCTCGGCCAGTCCCGGACCGAAGGGATCCTGCGCGACCGGCTCGCCGAATTCGGCGTCCAGGTCGAGCTCGGCACGCCGTTGCTCGGCTTCGAACAGGACGCCGGCGGCGTGACGGCCGAACTCCCGGGTGAGCGGGTGCGGGTCGAGTACCTCGTCGGCGCCGACGGCGGGAAGAGCTTCGTGCGCAAGGCACTCGGGATCGCGTTCGAGGGCACCACCGACGAATCGATCCGCATGCTGCTCGGCGATGTCCAGGCCGAGGGGCTCGATCGCGCGTACGGACATTGGTTCGCGAAGCCCGAAGACCCGATGTCGGGGATCGGGCTCACGCCACTGCCCGGGGTACCGCACTTCCAGTTCGCCGCGCCACTGGGCGAAGAGGAGGTCGAGGCGTCGCTCGGCACGTTGCAGGCCCGGCTCGACGAGCTGTCCGGCGGCGGGGTCCGGCTGCACGATCTCGCCTGGTCGACGGTGTGGCGGCCCAACATCCGGCTCGCCGAGCGATTCCGGCGGGGCCGGGTGTTCCTCGCGGGCGACGCCGCGCACGTCCACCCGCCGACCGGTGGGCAGGGACTCAACACCGGCGTCCAGGACGCGTACAACCTGGGCTGGAAGCTCGCCGACGGTTCACCGGAGCTGCTCGACAGCTACGAGCCCGAACGGCGCGGGGTCGCCGCGCGGGTGTTGAAGATCAGCACCGAAATCCTCGAGAAATACAAGGAAGGCGCGGAAGACGCCCACGAGCGCGGCGAGAACACGCGTCAGCTCGACATCGGGTATCGCGGTGGCCCGCTCGCGCCCGCGGCGACCGGCCGGATCCGGCCCGGCGATCGTGCCCCGGACGCGCCGCTGAAGGACGCGAACGGCAAGTCCGTCCGGCTGTTCGAGGTGCTGCGCGGCCCGCAGGCGACCGTGCTGGTGTTCGGCGACGGTCCGGCACCCGAAGGCGCGCGGCGGATCCTGCCCGCGGGCAGTGCGCTGGCCGGCGCGGATTTCGAGGACGTCGGCGGGCACGCCTTCGCCGCGTATGAAGCCGAGAACGGGCGGCAGGTGCTGATCCGCCCGGACGGCTATATCCGCGGGCTCACCGCCTGA